The following are encoded together in the Bos indicus isolate NIAB-ARS_2022 breed Sahiwal x Tharparkar chromosome 29, NIAB-ARS_B.indTharparkar_mat_pri_1.0, whole genome shotgun sequence genome:
- the ARHGAP32 gene encoding rho GTPase-activating protein 32 isoform X4, with protein MKSRPTKQKLKQRGILKERVFGCDLGEHLLNSGFEVPQVLQSCTAFIERYGIVDGIYRLSGVASNIQRLRHEFDSEHVPDLTKEPYVQDIHSVGSLCKLYFRELPNPLLTYQLYEKFSDAVSAATDEERLIKIHDVIQQLPPPHYRTLEFLMRHLSLLADYCSITNMHAKNLAIVWAPNLLRSKQIESACFSGTAAFMEVRIQSVVVEFILNHVDVLFSGKINAVIQEGAASLSRPKSLLVSSPSTKLLTLEEAQARTQAQVTSPIVTENKYIEVGEGPAALQGKFHTIIEFPLERRRPQNKMKKSPVGSWRSFFNLGKSSSVSKRKLQRNESEPSEMKAMALKGGRAEGTLRSAKSEESLTSLHAADGDSKLFRPRRPRSSSDALSASFNGEMLGNRCNSYDNLPHDNGSEEEVGLLHIPALVSPHSAEDVDLSPPDIGVASLDFDPMSFQCSPPKPESECLESGASFLDSLGYSKDKQSTDKKDMETGGSQSQTPGSTASSEPVSPLQEKLSPFFTLDLSPTEEKASKPSSFTEKVVYAFSPKIGRKISKSPSLNISEPISVTLPARVSEVISPVATTAAQNAPSAAWNKSSEESDVINRSPTQVVKRKANEREAQEGCECEAQPPDQGAAADVGSPGKEEPASSSQSKAVPSGQTQTGADTHDPPQDSVPVSSVSLIPPPPPPKNAARLLALALAESAQQASTQPLKRPGTSPAACAHCGDAAVAAAEDRPPAPYSSVTLEKAYFQTDRPAEQPHLQNKGPGHGDQPVPDTAAAGDYTHSSTTDSTGQSPPADLPGDQPHRIYLSGDPEKARVTSVPLTDSKSDDLITFPEDQSGKTSVPTVSFVDHDQLHFYSGDEPPSYLGASMDKPHHPSELPDRSPAPSHLPRDKICPPSESPEENTSTAPLAYMTHAPAAAIASASEASWDVAEQPSAVEYVTATLQRAQRSSRPLPLPPSQRPAEQPPVLGQVQTTASIGLTNPHKVQGAVPAPERPPEPRGMGDPAPVLVGDGGAAAQCPASAPAPQPVLPEKVREGARAPALHLRAESVPAHASCGFPTPAPPARTMESRLAAALHSGSADGAGSAGYHSFVAAASAEEALPLPLPVPQAKHGPLKTAYPTFARPDLTTEPFGPESCLHFSMTPNCQFRPQSVPPHHGKAEPHPVYASRSEPPASTGPRYNTYVAPGRSVSGHHPKLCSRAEYVSSLSSSVRGGCYPEDMPPYPTIRRVQSLHVPPSSMIRSVPISRTEVPPDEEPAYCPRPLYQYKPYQSSQARSDYHVTQLQPYFENGRVHYRYSPYASSAGSYYSPDGALCDVDAYGTVQLRPLHRLPGRDLAFLAPRLQGKNVYAFAGGAASRPRPSVASYFPANDHNVVHMPPVADAKHGYASWDLEDLEKYRLQSIRRESRARQKAKGPVVSQYDNMSPAGAPDDLGGIYVIHLRSKSDPGKTGLLSVAEGKEGWHPAKALSPEGEDRFYRKHAEPELERAPHHQGGYGNGQPEKPCLPQKQSSIRNRKLHDAGCSLPEHRPHQEASHRQLCDPKNGPPFPQGAGPLDYGPKGLPDPAEPVSYLNSGGKYVPSGPESLRPSHKEVRLPKELERPRARQPPAAEKHPRDCYKEEEHLSQSALPPPKPERSHSLKLHHPQSADRDPGVLYHYHTHGKRPGRGTAGPQYDNLEGYHSPPQHQRGGFGAAAMGPYMPPGFPHPQSRTYATALGQGAFLPTELALQPPETQVHAE; from the exons aaCACTGGAGTTCCTAATGAGACACTTGTCTCTTTTAGCTGACTATTGCTCCATCACAAATATGCATGCAAAAAACCTAGCCATCGTTTGGGCTCCAAACCTGCTAAG ATCAAAGCAGATAGAATCTGCCTGCTTCAGCGGGACGGCAGCTTTCATGGAAGTGAGGATTCAGTCCGTGGTCGTGGAGTTCATCCTCAACCACGTCGACGTGCTCTTCAGTGGGAAGATCAATGCAGTCATTCAGGAAGGGGCAG cttCTCTATCAAGACCCAAGTCCCTGCTGGTCTCGTCTCCATCTACCAAGCTGCTGACACTGGAGGAAGCCCAGGCACGAACACAGGCTCAGGTCACTTCTCCAATTGtgactgaaaataaatacattgaagTAGGAGAAGGACCTGCTGCACTCCAGGGGAAATTTCATACCATAATCGAGTTCCCACTTGAAAG GAGGAGgcctcaaaataaaatgaaaaaatctcCCGTGGGGAGCTGGCGTTCCTTTTTCAACTTGGGGAAATCGTCCTCTGTTTCTAAACGGAAGTTGCAGCGTAATGAGAGTGAGCCCTCCGAGATGAAAGCCATGGCTCTGAAAG GTGGCAGGGCAGAAGGCACCCTCCGCTCAGCTAAAAGTGAAGAGTCTCTTACTTCTCTCCATGCAGCTGATG GTGACTCCAAGCTGTTCCGACCCAGAAGACCCAGATCTAGCAGTGATGCCCTGAGCGCCTCGTTTAATGGCGAGATGCTGGGGAACCGCTGCAACTCCTATGACAACCTGCCCCACGACAACGGAAGCGAGGAGGAAGTCGGGCTGTTGCACATTCCAGCTCTCGTGTCTCCGCACTCGGCTGAGGACGTTGACTTGAGCCCACCAGACATCGGAGTAGCCAGCCTGGATTTTGATCCGATGTCATTTCAGTGCAGTCCTCCTAAGCCTGAATCAGAATGTCTGGAGAGCGGGGCTTCCTTCTTAGACTCCTTGGGCTACTCCAAGGATAAACAGAGTACCGATAAGAAGGATATGGAAACAGGCGGTAGCCAGTCACAGACTCCAGGAAGCACTGCAAgttctgaacctgtgtctcctcttcAGGAGAAGCTGAGTCCATTCTTCACCCTGGACTTGAGCCCCACTGAAGAGAAAGCATCGAAGCCATCCTCGTTCACCGAAAAGGTTGTCTATGCTTTCTCTCCAAAGATCGGACGGAAGATAAGCAAATCACCCTCTCTGAACATATCCGAGCCCATTTCAGTGACCCTTCCCGCCCGGGTGTCAGAAGTCATCAGCCCCGTCGCAACCACGGCAGCTCAGAACGCACCTTCTGCAGCCTGGAACAAAAGTAGCGAAGAAAGTGATGTCATAAATAGATCCCCCACCCAGGTagtaaagagaaaagcaaacgaGAGAGAGGCCCAGGAAGGGTGTGAGTGTGAAGCCCAGCCCCCGGACCAGGGGGCTGCCGCAGACGTAGGCTcaccagggaaggaggagcctgccTCAAGCAGTCAGAGTAAGGCTGTGCCTTCTGGACAGACTCAGACAG GAGCAGACACACATGACCCCCCTCAGGATTCCGTTCCTGTAAGCTCAGTCTCTCTTATCCCACCGCCACCGCCTCCGAAAAACGCGGCACGCCTGCTGGCGCTGGCGTTGGCAGAGTCTGCACAGCAGGCCTCCACCCAGCCACTGAAGAGACCAGGCACATCCCCGGCTGCCTGTGCACACTGTGGGGACGCGGCGGTGGCTGCAGCCGAGGACAGACCGCCTGCTCCCTACTCTAGCGTTACTCTCGAGAAAGCCTATTTCCAAACCGACAGGCCAGCAGAGCAGCCCCACCTCCAGAACAAGGGCCCTGGGCATGGTGACCAGCCAGTGCCAGACACAGCAGCTGCCGGGGACTATACCCATTCCAGCACCACTGACTCCACAGGGCAGTCCCCCCCAGCAGACTTACCAGGCGATCAGCCACATCGAATCTATTTATCTGGGGACCCAGAGAAGGCCAGAGTCACTTCCGTTCCCTTGACAGACTCAAAGTCTGATGATCTCATCACTTTCCCTGAAGACCAGTCTGGGAAGACCAGTGTGCCGACCGTCTCCTTTGTGGACCACGATCAGCTCCATTTCTACAGTGGAGATGAGCCTCCTTCTTACCTTGGTGCAAGCATGGATAAGCCCCATCACCCTTCAGAACTTCCAGACAGAAGTCCTGCCCCTTCTCATTTGCCTCGGGACAAAATCTGCCCTCCTTCCGAGTCCCCTGAAGAGAACACCAGCACAGCCCCCCTGGCATACATGACGCATGCTCCAGCAGCGGCCATAGCAAGTGCCAGCGAAGCCAGCTGGGACGTGGCGGAACAGCCCAGCGCAGTGGAGTATGTAACCGCCACCCTTCAGCGTGCTCAAAGATCCAGCCGTCCCCTACCCCTACCTCCTTCCCAGAGACCTGCAGAGCAGCCCCCAGTCCTGGGGCAGGTACAGACCACAGCCAGTATAGGACTAACCAATCCCCATAAG GTTCAAGGAGCAGTTCCGGCTCCGGAGAGGCCGCCTGAACCCAGGGGCATGGGTGACCCTGCACCTGTCCTGGTTGGGGATGGCGGGGCCGCTGCACAGTGCCCAGCCTCCGCTCCAGCTCCCCAGCCCGTCCTTCCTGAAAAGGTGCGGGAAGGCGCCAGGGCACCCGCGCTGCACCTGCGCGCCGAGTCTGTGCCCGCGCACGCTTCCTGTGGCTTCCCCACCCCGGCGCCCCCCGCCAGGACCATGGAGAGCAGACTGGCCGCGGCCCTCCACTCGGGCAGCGCCGACGGGGCGGGCAGCGCCGGGTACCACTCCTTCGTTGCCGCTGCCTCCGCGGAAGAGGCCTTGCCTTTGCCCCTCCCTGTCCCACAAGCCAAGCACGGCCCTCTTAAGACTGCTTACCCCACGTTCGCCAGGCCCGACCTCACCACGGAGCCCTTCGGTCCAGAAAGCTGTCTGCATTTCAGTATGACCCCAAACTGCCAGTTCCGCCCCCAGAGCGTGCCACCCCATCACGGGAAAGCAGAGCCACACCCAGTGTATGCATCCAGGTCGGAGCCACCAGCCTCCACAGGCCCCCGGTACAACACGTACGTGGCCCCGGGGAGAAGCGTGTCTGGACACCACCCGAAGCTGTGTAGCCGGGCAGAGTATGTGTCCTCACTGAGCTCGTCCGTCAGGGGTGGCTGCTACCCCGAGGACATGCCGCCGTACCCCACCATCCGCCGGGTGCAGTCTCTGCACGTGCCTCCGTCCTCCATGATCCGCTCTGTCCCCATCTCTAGGACAGAGGTGCCCCCAGATGAGGAGCCCGCCTACTGCCCACGACCCCTGTACCAGTATAAGCCATATCAGTCATCCCAGGCCCGCTCGGACTACCACGTCACTCAGCTGCAGCCTTACTTCGAGAATGGCCGGGTGCACTACCGGTACAGCCCCTACGCCAGCTCGGCCGGTTCCTACTACAGCCCCGACGGCGCTCTGTGCGACGTGGACGCCTACGGCACGGTGCAGCTGCGGCCCCTGCACCGCCTGCCCGGCCGCGACCTGGCCTTCCTCGCCCCGCGGCTGCAGGGCAAGAATGTGTACGCGTTCGCCGGGGGTGCGGCCTCGCGCCCCCGGCCCAGCGTGGCCAGCTACTTCCCGGCCAATGACCACAACGTGGTCCACATGCCCCCGGTGGCCGACGCGAAGCACGGATATGCCTCGTGGGACCTGGAGGACCTGGAGAAATACCGCCTGCAGTCCATCCGCAGGGAGAGCCGTGCGCGGCAGAAGGCCAAGGGGCCCGTCGTGTCCCAGTACGACAACATGAGCCCGGCCGGCGCACCGGACGACCTGGGCGGCATCTATGTCATCCACTTGCGCAGCAAGTCGgatcctgggaaaactggactcCTCTCGGTGGCCGAGGGCAAGGAGGGGTGGCACCCAGCCAAGGCCCTGAGCCCCGAGGGGGAGGACCGCTTCTACCGGAAGCACGCAGAGCCAGAGCTGGAGCGCGCACCCCACCACCAGGGCGGGTACGGCAATGGGCAGCCGGAGAAGCCGTGCCTCCCCCAGAAGCAGAGCAGCATCAGGAACCGAAAGCTGCACGACGCGGGCTGCAGCCTCCCCGAGCATAGGCCGCATCAGGAAGCAAGCCATAGGCAGCTGTGTGACCCGAAGAACGGGCCCCCTTTCCCCCAGGGAGCTGGCCCGCTAGACTACGGGCCCAAAGGGCTTCCAGACCCTGCCGAGCCTGTCAGCTACCTTAACTCTGGAGGGAAATACGTGCCGTCAGGGCCGGAGTCTTTAAGACCGAGCCACAAAGAGGTGCGGCTCCCCAAGGAGCTGGAGCGGCCCCGGGCCCGGCAGCCTCCGGCTGCAGAGAAGCACCCCAGAGACTGCTACAAGGAGGAGGAGCACCTGTCGCAGTCCGCGCTCCCGCCCCCTAAGCCAGAGAGGAGTCACAGCCTCAAACTGCACCACCCTCAGAGCGCGGACAGGGACCCCGGCGTGCTGTACCACTACCACACCCACGGCAAGCGCCCGGGCCGGGGGACTGCCGGGCCGCAGTACGATAACCTGGAGGGCTACCACTCCCCGCCCCAGCACCAGCGAGGGGGCTTCGGAGCAGCAGCAATGGGCCCGTACATGCCCCCCGGCTTCCCCCATCCCCAGAGCAGGACATACGCCACAGCTCTGGGGCAGGGCGCCTTCCTGCCCACAGAGCTGGCCTTGCAGCCTCCTGAAACGCAGGTCCATGCAGAATGA